ATGAGTGTTTATATTTCTGGAAATGTAGTAATCGGAGCATTCGTATTCTCTGTTTTAGTTGGAATAGTATTTGGAATGTATCCAGCCAATAAAGCATCTAAGTTAAACCCAATCGATGCTTTGAGATTCGAATAAAATTATATATCTTTATTTAGAAAAGGAATAGCTAGAGCTATTCCTTTTTTTCTAACATGCATTTGGAAAGACAGATTTAAGAAAAATCAATGATTTATAATCAATGTGCCGCTTTATTGTAAAGAAAACTGCATAAAACGGCAAAAAACCATTTACAAAACTGCACAAAAGTGCTAACATCATAATTGAACTGTTGTAGAATAATTTTGGAAAGGGATTAAGAATTATGTTTGCAGAGGAACGTAGAGAACAAATACTCTTGAAAATTAAAAAGACAGGAAGAGTTCTAGCAAAGGATTTATCCGAGGAGTTTGAGGTGTCAATTGATACAATAAGAAGAGATCTTACGTACATGGAAGAAAAAGGACTTCTTAAGAGGACTCATGGGGGTGCTGTAACTTTATCGAAGGTTAGAAGGCTACCAATGGATGAGAAGATTAGATATAGCGATGGAACGGAACATCAAAATGCTGTAGCAAAAATAGCAGCTAGTTATATAGAAGAAGAGGATACAGTCTTTATTGGAAATGCAAGTATCCATTTTATAATGCTTAAATATCTTCCAAGAGATAAGGTTTTTACTGTAATTACGAATTCTCTTAGAGTTGCAGAGCGTCTTAAAGATTTCAGTAATATAGAATCCTATATAGTATGTGGGAAAATAAAAAGTGAAGAAGGAATAGTAGATGCTTTAGCAACTG
This genomic window from Clostridium sp. 'White wine YQ' contains:
- a CDS encoding DeoR/GlpR family DNA-binding transcription regulator → MFAEERREQILLKIKKTGRVLAKDLSEEFEVSIDTIRRDLTYMEEKGLLKRTHGGAVTLSKVRRLPMDEKIRYSDGTEHQNAVAKIAASYIEEEDTVFIGNASIHFIMLKYLPRDKVFTVITNSLRVAERLKDFSNIESYIVCGKIKSEEGIVDALATEFVRNLRIDKAFLTGGGISAKHGLSSSTPEGAIFHKAVAGVSRRKICLANFDKVGTEFFSKTLDINDLDLIITDWEAPDEEIEKLKQQEVKVIIAKEI